TACTTACACCCTGTGTAGCGAGACACTTCTCTTGGATCTCATCGCggttttcaaaatttttgaACCAGTGTTTGTACCAAAACAGATTCGGATTAAACATCGCGTCGCAGAAGTCCGGCGTTAGAGAGTTAAATACGGTCGGCTCCCAGTTGCCGCGGTTAAAGTGGAGCACACTCATCTTAGCCTAAAAAACCAAACAGTTATTCCTTCAAAGCAGAAAGGGCTAGGACCGAATAAACGTACAGAAATTCGATAGTTGCGCGGCAAACTCCATCTAGTTGTAATATTTCCGGACACATGAATCCCCTCTTCATCCAATTCAACCGGCATTTCGCTTACGTCAAAGGCTTCATTGAGACTAACAGATCCAGGAGGACCATCCGTGCACGGCGTGTAGATGTCTGAATCCTCGACCAGTAGTATATAGTCTGTGGCCAAAATGTCAGTCGACGCCAAGATGAGAATCAGCAGAGTAGCAAACATTGTTGTGTGCCAAGCAGTTATTGTTCCGACCTTATATAGCATTTGGTAAAAGTTATAGACCCAATAGCGACTAACATTACATTGTATTTTATCAGGAATGCAATCAAATCTACTCATTGCACGCTTTTAACCGACAAACTATGCAGTGCTCTACATCACATTTTTAAATACCAGAAATACCTAGCATCAAAACTATCGTGTGTAGCGTACATCAAAATTGTGGACAATACTTTCTTCGGTGAAATAAGAATAATCAAGATCATCAAGATTTTGTGTCAAATCATAGTAAAATATAAACATTGAAACAAGATATTTTCTTGACTTTCATTAAGTCAAAGGGAAACTTAATTCCTtgttggaaataaaaaggTGTCAGACGCAAAAAGAggttttattttgtatttcaaaGGAAACCGTTTGTTTCAGCATAAGAAACATACATATGCCGCAAGCATGACCCATTTAAGacaccccctccccccccccTCGTGCAGTGACCCTGGACGTGTTCCCAATTCTTAACCGCAAGTgcagcgaaaacaaaacacttGCATTCCCATAATTATCATGTGCGGTAAGCAACGGTGACTGGTGCAACACAAAAACCAAGCAGCAGAGACATGTAAATTACGACCCGTGCCTGACGTCAGTCAATGTTAACATCATTACAAAGCCAACATAGCTGCAGTAGCTACCTAAGTACgattgtacatacatatacatacttCACTGAGCAACTGAAGTCTGGGAAATGACTACAGTGGTACTTTACTAGTCTGCTAGTCACTTTTTAGTTTAGTGCTTactcttttgttttgtaataAAGCATTATTAACAAAATATACCTACAgataagtttattaaaatataaatttttctGGTTTAACCACACAGAGGACGCACTGTACTTGCACATATGCAATTGTTCATCAACTCCCACGCTCGCCAACTCtacttctctctctctctcttctgGAGCTCGTGGTGGAGCTCACTCCCGCTCCCGCTCTCGCTCTCGTTGTATTCATAGAGCTGTAACGTGTGTAGGCACCGCCATCGACTTGGGGCCCACCACCACACGCGCAGACAAACAGACACAGCTCGCTCTCGCTTTTTGTCTTCCGTCGGGTTATCTAGCTGCTGGTGACTCTGGGCGCCTGTTCCGTTATATCGCGTAGAGGGACCTGCCTCAATGTTGCGCGTCAATTTTAGGGAGCCTACACTATAAAAATCGGTGACGGTTGGCCACTTTTTTTGTGGCCCGGCACGTCCCACTTTCTTTTCATCTTCGCCTCCTTGGCCGGACGCTGGGTGGAGTTGGGCGCTCCGAAGGCGCCTGCGCGGAGTGCGCGACGCCTCGCTTTGCAGCTTTGTCGCTCGGCCGCCATTTGCGATtcccgctgctgctgtcgccAAATATGAAGCAAGCAGAATGCGGCGCAAGCAGTACGGAGATGTT
This genomic stretch from Drosophila mauritiana strain mau12 chromosome 2L, ASM438214v1, whole genome shotgun sequence harbors:
- the LOC117150287 gene encoding uncharacterized protein LOC117150287; this encodes MSRFDCIPDKIQCNVSRYWVYNFYQMLYKVGTITAWHTTMFATLLILILASTDILATDYILLVEDSDIYTPCTDGPPGSVSLNEAFDVSEMPVELDEEGIHVSGNITTRWSLPRNYRISAKMSVLHFNRGNWEPTVFNSLTPDFCDAMFNPNLFWYKHWFKNFENRDEIQEKCLATQGTVLVYNPFVVVPRLNNVMGPTLKGRYKVVFLFEAFNEQDERQPSSVCFEITGDAEKIKN